In one window of Thermotoga sp. Mc24 DNA:
- the hemW gene encoding radical SAM family heme chaperone HemW, which yields MKLAVYVHVPFCKSKCVYCDFYSVVSEKFDEYFSCLLKEIDLYEEVLRESEIKTAYFGGGTPSVVSPSFLGMVLEKLERVSRSFTPIEITIEVNPESVEPEKLKIYKQIGINRISLGVQACDDTVLKNTGRLYNEETLKKKAKIILERFENVNFDFILGLPSETDITLEKNFRFLEEFPPQHVSIYFLEVDERTKLFDLIQKGLVELPEEDDVERRHDLFVEFLKERGFVRYEISNFAKPEKESLHNIFYWRNENYLGLGVSAGGHIGRLRYVNVSDLKEYEEKITRGELPYEYVHENTEEEEALETVFMGLRIKEGVELNRVRILLPLLEKLQKKYPCYVEVKNGKIFLSEDGMNLSKKILSDLIEWYREGGR from the coding sequence ATGAAACTCGCTGTTTACGTCCATGTTCCCTTTTGCAAGAGCAAGTGTGTGTACTGCGACTTCTACTCCGTTGTTTCTGAAAAATTCGACGAGTATTTCTCTTGTCTCCTGAAAGAGATCGATCTCTACGAAGAAGTACTCAGGGAAAGCGAGATAAAAACCGCCTACTTCGGTGGAGGGACTCCTTCGGTCGTCTCTCCTTCTTTTTTGGGAATGGTTCTGGAAAAACTGGAGAGAGTCTCCAGAAGTTTCACACCAATTGAAATAACCATCGAAGTCAATCCGGAGTCCGTTGAACCAGAAAAACTGAAGATCTACAAACAAATTGGAATCAACAGAATCAGCCTCGGTGTTCAGGCCTGCGACGACACTGTGCTGAAGAACACTGGAAGGCTCTACAACGAAGAAACTCTCAAGAAAAAAGCAAAGATAATCCTAGAGCGGTTCGAAAACGTGAACTTCGATTTCATCCTTGGACTTCCCAGTGAGACCGACATCACACTGGAGAAGAACTTTCGTTTCCTTGAAGAATTTCCTCCTCAGCACGTTTCGATCTACTTCCTCGAGGTAGACGAAAGAACAAAACTCTTCGATCTCATTCAGAAAGGTCTTGTAGAACTCCCCGAAGAAGACGATGTGGAAAGGAGACACGACCTTTTCGTCGAATTTCTGAAAGAACGGGGATTCGTCAGATACGAGATCTCAAATTTTGCCAAGCCAGAGAAGGAATCTCTTCACAACATCTTCTACTGGAGAAATGAAAACTATCTGGGACTCGGTGTTTCCGCGGGTGGACACATCGGAAGGCTTCGATACGTGAATGTCTCTGATCTCAAAGAGTACGAGGAAAAAATCACCAGAGGAGAACTACCTTACGAATACGTGCATGAAAACACAGAAGAAGAGGAAGCACTGGAGACCGTCTTCATGGGTTTGAGGATAAAGGAGGGAGTAGAGTTAAACCGGGTGAGAATCCTCCTTCCCTTGCTGGAAAAGTTACAAAAAAAATATCCTTGTTATGTGGAAGTGAAAAATGGTAAAATTTTTCTGAGCGAGGATGGTATGAACCTCTCAAAGAAGATACTCTCTGATCTCATCGAATGGTACAGGGAGGGCGGGAGATGA
- a CDS encoding thiamine pyrophosphate-dependent enzyme, with the protein MRLDEYISKDIAWCPGCGNFGIRTALMKALEELNVDPRQVVIVSGIGQAAKMPQYVGVNMFNGLHGRALPAATAIKVANPNLLVIAESGDGCMYGEGGNHFIHTIRRNPDIVNIVHDNQVYGLTKGQASPTSLKGFKTPVQVDGVILEPFNPLAVAIALDASFVARTFIGDMEFTKDILKEAIRHKGYALVDIFQPCVTFNKLNTYEWYKENTYYLKDHDPTDRELAFKRAIEDEKLPLGIFYVNKNKETFEELARKGDKTPLYEYEVNFERLKELIESKKS; encoded by the coding sequence ATGAGGCTGGATGAATACATAAGCAAGGATATTGCTTGGTGTCCAGGGTGTGGAAACTTCGGAATAAGAACCGCTCTCATGAAGGCACTGGAGGAACTGAACGTCGATCCACGACAGGTGGTCATTGTATCAGGTATAGGTCAGGCAGCGAAGATGCCCCAGTACGTTGGTGTTAACATGTTCAACGGACTTCACGGAAGAGCACTTCCCGCAGCGACGGCGATAAAGGTGGCGAATCCGAACCTCCTTGTGATCGCAGAAAGTGGAGATGGATGTATGTACGGTGAAGGTGGAAACCACTTCATACACACGATCAGAAGAAACCCGGATATTGTGAACATAGTCCACGACAATCAGGTTTACGGTCTCACAAAGGGACAGGCCTCTCCCACGAGTCTGAAAGGCTTCAAAACACCCGTACAGGTGGACGGTGTGATCCTGGAACCGTTTAATCCTTTAGCTGTTGCTATAGCACTCGATGCTTCCTTCGTTGCAAGGACTTTCATAGGAGATATGGAGTTCACAAAAGACATCTTGAAAGAAGCGATAAGGCACAAAGGGTACGCCCTCGTGGATATCTTCCAGCCGTGCGTCACTTTCAACAAGCTGAACACGTACGAATGGTACAAAGAGAACACATATTACCTGAAAGACCACGATCCCACAGATAGAGAACTCGCCTTCAAAAGAGCTATAGAAGATGAGAAACTCCCACTTGGAATATTCTATGTGAACAAAAACAAAGAGACCTTCGAGGAACTCGCAAGAAAAGGTGACAAAACACCTCTCTATGAGTACGAAGTGAATTTTGAAAGACTGAAGGAGTTGATCGAAAGCAAAAAGTCATGA
- a CDS encoding 2-oxoacid:acceptor oxidoreductase subunit alpha: MKDVSIVLSGEAGQGIQTVENVLTRVLKDSGFHVFATKEYMSRVRGGNNTTEIRVSSRRVRSFVDRIDVLIPLGKGATERLKNRITEKTLVIGEEEFIKESPGEKIVVPFLNIAKQIGKSIYANSVAIGFLSGLLGADESALKDQITRQFSSKGEDIVNDNIRAALEGYKKGQELSQKIEFDVEKDSSIKNEVLLNGAEAVGLGAIAGGCNFVSSYPMSPSTSVLVFLSQHKNNFGIVVEQAEDEIAAMNMIIGAWYAGARGLVTTSGGGFALMEEALSLAGMIESPAVIHLAQRPGPATGLPTRTEQGDLNLALYAGHGDFPRVIYAPGNVEEAFYLTQKAFNVADKYQVPVFVLTDQYLVDSYYNLPGFDLDELKVEKHFIKTTRDYIRYVITEDGISPRGIPGYGEGLVKVDSDEHDEFGHITEDFDTRVRMVNKRLRKGEALKKELVEPKLIGDENYRVLLVAWGSTLEPIKEAIEDLNGVALLHFSQVWPIDESVSRYFEKAEKVVAVEGNATGQFANLIRQVTGFHIKDRILKYSGLQFSVEELKEKIAEVL, translated from the coding sequence ATGAAAGATGTGAGCATTGTCTTGAGTGGGGAAGCGGGACAGGGAATACAGACAGTCGAGAACGTCCTAACACGGGTTTTAAAAGACTCCGGATTCCATGTGTTTGCCACCAAAGAGTACATGTCGAGAGTGAGAGGAGGAAACAACACCACGGAGATCCGGGTTTCATCGAGAAGGGTTCGTTCCTTCGTTGACAGAATAGACGTGCTCATACCCCTGGGAAAGGGGGCCACAGAAAGGCTGAAGAATCGTATCACGGAAAAAACACTGGTCATCGGAGAGGAAGAGTTCATCAAAGAATCACCCGGAGAAAAAATCGTGGTACCTTTCCTGAACATAGCAAAACAGATTGGAAAGAGCATATACGCGAATTCAGTTGCCATAGGTTTTCTCTCTGGACTGCTCGGCGCCGATGAATCCGCTCTGAAAGACCAGATCACCAGACAGTTCAGCAGTAAAGGTGAAGACATCGTGAACGACAACATCCGCGCTGCGCTGGAAGGATACAAGAAAGGTCAAGAACTCTCTCAGAAAATCGAATTCGACGTTGAAAAAGATTCATCGATAAAGAATGAGGTTCTTCTGAATGGAGCAGAGGCTGTGGGACTCGGAGCGATCGCTGGAGGCTGTAATTTTGTCTCCTCCTACCCCATGTCTCCCTCCACTTCCGTACTTGTTTTTCTTTCCCAACACAAGAACAACTTCGGAATAGTGGTGGAACAGGCAGAAGACGAAATCGCCGCCATGAACATGATCATCGGAGCGTGGTATGCCGGTGCGAGAGGTCTTGTCACCACATCGGGTGGAGGCTTTGCCCTCATGGAAGAAGCCCTCAGTCTTGCCGGAATGATAGAATCACCCGCTGTGATTCATCTGGCACAGAGACCTGGACCCGCGACCGGTCTTCCCACAAGAACGGAGCAGGGAGATTTGAACCTGGCTCTGTACGCTGGACACGGAGATTTTCCAAGGGTCATTTATGCTCCCGGAAACGTGGAAGAAGCGTTCTATCTGACACAGAAAGCCTTCAACGTTGCTGACAAATACCAGGTGCCGGTCTTTGTGCTGACGGATCAGTATCTTGTTGACTCGTATTACAACCTTCCTGGTTTTGATTTGGACGAATTGAAGGTGGAAAAACACTTCATAAAAACAACAAGAGACTACATCAGGTACGTTATCACCGAAGATGGTATCTCTCCAAGAGGAATTCCCGGATACGGTGAGGGTCTTGTGAAGGTCGACAGCGACGAGCACGATGAATTCGGTCACATAACTGAAGATTTCGATACCCGTGTGAGAATGGTCAACAAGAGGCTCAGAAAAGGAGAAGCTTTGAAAAAAGAACTTGTAGAACCAAAACTGATCGGTGATGAAAACTACCGGGTTCTTCTGGTGGCCTGGGGTTCCACTCTGGAACCGATAAAGGAAGCGATAGAAGATCTCAATGGAGTGGCGCTCCTTCATTTTTCTCAGGTCTGGCCAATCGATGAGTCCGTCTCGAGGTACTTCGAAAAGGCCGAAAAAGTTGTGGCAGTGGAAGGAAATGCGACAGGGCAATTCGCGAATCTGATCCGCCAGGTGACGGGTTTCCACATAAAGGATAGAATTCTCAAGTACAGTGGCCTTCAGTTTTCCGTCGAAGAGTTGAAAGAGAAAATAGCGGAGGTGTTGTGA
- a CDS encoding GGDEF domain-containing protein, translated as MQVFFYVISFGFLVFALYLFCHVRRKIEYYRQLEKSLDTIVDGLSKLDPNSPEEEFFQKILDIAMEVVPEATKGSVSRITPSGDWVFVASRGHIVDLFGKRFPSRYLFRAGKDPLEVDFLDYDRGLFPDDMWKFFEKTLRGTRKSLVVGIFSGDEFVGNIALDSPYFGFSELSKKILKSLGNLTSTYLLMRKTLTNEQQLQKIMSTIFTLLLLFRKPISAEEFLKEALQKIVEASNVFTGGIVFEGDIPVFHMGMEKIPEFDFGKSREETEKIEKLEKEGAHYIIVNLKDENIPSYHMVFLSNENIAPSFFGVLNTFAEVVSLYLREYHLHQKYRELALKDPLTEAYSRHYFNEWIFSHMAWLRRNQKKSILVIMDVDGLKMINDTYGHLMGDKALIEFVKVLKRTIRESDLVFRYGGDEFLLVLVDSTKENAAGVLKRVEENLKNVDLPFNIEFSVGYEEIDGFIPIERVLSRADDLLYKNKFKKRGGSE; from the coding sequence TTGCAGGTTTTCTTTTACGTTATCTCGTTTGGATTTCTTGTGTTTGCGCTTTATCTTTTCTGTCATGTGAGAAGGAAGATCGAGTACTACAGACAGCTGGAAAAGAGCCTCGATACCATAGTTGATGGACTTTCAAAACTCGATCCGAACTCGCCTGAAGAAGAGTTCTTTCAGAAAATCCTGGATATCGCGATGGAAGTGGTTCCAGAAGCAACAAAAGGAAGCGTCTCCAGAATCACCCCATCAGGAGACTGGGTCTTTGTTGCCTCGAGGGGACACATTGTAGATCTGTTTGGAAAAAGATTTCCATCCAGATATCTGTTCAGAGCTGGAAAAGATCCATTAGAGGTTGATTTCCTTGACTATGACAGGGGACTTTTTCCAGACGACATGTGGAAATTCTTTGAAAAGACTCTCCGAGGTACGAGAAAGAGCCTCGTTGTGGGTATATTTTCTGGAGACGAATTTGTGGGAAACATCGCCCTCGACAGTCCTTACTTTGGCTTTTCAGAACTTTCAAAAAAGATCTTGAAATCACTTGGAAACCTTACGAGCACCTATCTTCTCATGAGAAAAACTCTGACAAACGAACAGCAACTTCAAAAGATCATGAGCACCATATTCACCCTCTTGCTCCTTTTCAGAAAACCCATCTCAGCCGAAGAATTTCTCAAAGAGGCCCTGCAGAAGATCGTAGAAGCGAGTAATGTTTTCACAGGGGGAATCGTATTCGAAGGGGACATCCCCGTATTTCATATGGGTATGGAGAAGATACCGGAATTCGATTTTGGAAAATCCCGAGAAGAGACAGAAAAAATAGAAAAACTGGAGAAAGAAGGTGCTCATTACATCATCGTGAATCTGAAGGATGAAAACATACCTTCTTACCACATGGTTTTTCTGTCGAATGAAAACATAGCACCTTCATTCTTTGGCGTTCTCAATACGTTTGCGGAAGTGGTGTCTCTCTACCTGAGGGAATATCATCTTCACCAGAAGTACCGCGAACTCGCACTGAAAGATCCCCTAACCGAAGCTTATTCAAGGCACTACTTCAACGAGTGGATATTCTCTCACATGGCGTGGCTCAGGCGAAACCAGAAGAAGTCCATTCTGGTGATCATGGATGTAGATGGTTTGAAAATGATAAACGACACTTACGGACATTTGATGGGTGACAAAGCACTCATTGAATTTGTCAAAGTCCTTAAGAGAACCATTCGGGAGTCAGATCTTGTTTTCAGATACGGTGGCGATGAGTTTCTCCTGGTGCTCGTCGATAGCACCAAAGAGAACGCTGCCGGTGTTCTGAAAAGGGTAGAAGAAAACCTTAAAAATGTAGACTTGCCCTTCAACATAGAATTCTCCGTTGGTTATGAAGAGATAGACGGTTTCATACCGATAGAAAGAGTGCTCTCGAGAGCAGACGATCTCCTCTACAAAAACAAGTTCAAAAAGAGAGGTGGTTCAGAATGA
- a CDS encoding metal-dependent hydrolase yields the protein MKVTFLGHAVVLIEGKKNIIIDPFISGNPVCPVKLEDLPKIDYILVTHGHGDHLGDAVEIAKKNDATVISNYEICHYLGKKGVKTHAMHIGGSYLFDFGRVKMTPAVHGSGILDGDSMIYGGNPAGFLITLERKKIYHAGDTGLTREMELLGEENVDVAFLPIGGNFVMDVEDAVRATAMIKPKKVVPMHYGTWELIFADVELFKKKVTEMSVECVILEPGESLEL from the coding sequence ATGAAAGTCACATTCCTGGGACACGCCGTGGTGCTGATAGAGGGAAAGAAAAACATCATCATCGATCCTTTCATTTCAGGAAATCCGGTTTGTCCTGTAAAATTGGAGGATCTTCCAAAGATCGATTACATACTCGTGACACACGGACACGGAGATCACCTCGGGGATGCTGTAGAAATAGCAAAGAAAAACGATGCCACGGTGATATCCAACTACGAAATCTGCCATTACCTCGGAAAAAAAGGTGTGAAGACCCATGCCATGCACATAGGTGGAAGCTACCTCTTCGATTTTGGCAGGGTGAAGATGACACCTGCCGTTCATGGCTCTGGAATTCTCGATGGAGACAGTATGATCTACGGAGGAAATCCTGCTGGCTTTCTCATCACGCTCGAGCGAAAAAAGATATACCACGCAGGAGACACCGGTTTGACCAGGGAGATGGAACTTCTCGGAGAAGAGAACGTGGATGTAGCGTTTCTTCCAATCGGTGGAAATTTCGTCATGGACGTGGAAGACGCCGTGAGAGCAACGGCGATGATAAAACCGAAGAAGGTTGTTCCCATGCATTATGGAACATGGGAACTCATCTTCGCGGATGTGGAACTATTCAAGAAGAAAGTGACGGAAATGAGTGTTGAATGTGTGATTCTTGAGCCGGGAGAATCGCTGGAATTGTGA
- the mgtE gene encoding magnesium transporter — MKIKVEIDLQELIEKGDFKTLKRVLEQQDPADVKEMIEKLPPDLKVVVFRLLPKDKAAEVFSELEPDDQLELIKLFREERLKEIFESMDPDDKVELLEEMPANVVKKLLSYLPPQEREELLHILNYPEDSAARLATTEYVELFEDMTVREALEKVRREGKKKENIYSLMVIDRTRKLKGTVELRDMIVADPDQKVSEIMNKDPVFVHATDDQELAAELMKKYDLIILPVVDSEERLIGVITFDDLVDVIEEEATEDIQKMASMSVTYTPYFHTPVWKFILKRSPWLVALLLLESINSNIISGYEKFLASIPLIAAFIPTMMDAGGNIGSQISALIIRGMSLNEITAKDWWKVLLRESLIGSILGFILAGVLYLRAFLISSDPTLNFAVATALLVVILYANILGALLPFIARIFKIDPAFMAGPLLTTIVDVTGIMIYFYVVHSFLS; from the coding sequence ATGAAGATCAAAGTGGAAATTGATCTTCAGGAATTGATCGAAAAAGGAGACTTCAAGACACTCAAAAGAGTTCTCGAACAACAGGATCCCGCCGACGTGAAGGAGATGATTGAAAAGCTTCCGCCTGACCTGAAAGTGGTCGTTTTTAGACTCCTTCCCAAGGATAAGGCCGCTGAAGTGTTCAGCGAACTCGAACCCGATGATCAGTTGGAACTCATAAAACTTTTCAGAGAGGAACGGCTGAAGGAGATTTTCGAATCGATGGATCCAGACGACAAGGTAGAACTGCTCGAAGAGATGCCCGCGAACGTGGTGAAGAAGCTCCTTTCATACCTTCCTCCACAGGAGAGGGAGGAATTGCTTCACATCCTGAATTATCCCGAAGATTCTGCGGCAAGGCTTGCCACCACAGAATACGTAGAGCTTTTCGAGGATATGACCGTCAGGGAAGCACTGGAAAAGGTGAGAAGAGAAGGAAAGAAGAAAGAGAACATCTACTCTCTCATGGTGATAGATAGAACAAGAAAACTCAAGGGAACCGTTGAGCTCAGAGACATGATCGTTGCCGATCCCGATCAGAAGGTATCGGAAATCATGAACAAGGATCCTGTTTTTGTTCACGCCACTGATGACCAGGAACTCGCGGCGGAACTCATGAAGAAATACGACCTGATCATACTACCGGTAGTTGACAGCGAAGAGAGATTGATTGGTGTGATCACCTTTGACGATCTCGTTGACGTCATCGAAGAAGAGGCAACGGAAGACATACAGAAGATGGCCTCAATGAGTGTTACTTACACACCCTATTTCCACACTCCTGTATGGAAGTTTATTTTGAAAAGATCCCCATGGCTTGTGGCGCTTCTTCTTCTTGAAAGTATAAACAGCAATATCATATCAGGCTATGAAAAGTTCCTCGCATCAATACCACTGATAGCAGCCTTTATTCCAACGATGATGGATGCTGGAGGGAACATTGGTTCTCAGATATCTGCTCTCATAATAAGAGGAATGAGTTTAAACGAGATAACCGCAAAAGACTGGTGGAAGGTTCTGCTGAGAGAATCTCTGATAGGTTCTATCTTAGGTTTTATTCTTGCGGGTGTTCTGTACCTGAGGGCTTTTCTGATCTCTTCTGATCCCACATTGAATTTCGCCGTTGCAACAGCCTTACTCGTAGTAATTCTGTATGCAAATATCTTGGGCGCGCTTCTTCCCTTCATCGCCCGTATCTTCAAAATTGACCCGGCCTTCATGGCAGGACCGCTTCTCACCACGATCGTCGACGTGACAGGCATCATGATATATTTCTACGTGGTGCACAGTTTCTTGAGTTGA
- a CDS encoding alpha/beta hydrolase, with the protein MVKLIIKFGLIIISFVVLFSNALLGLLFFFLLSLPVVRNAVLGRLPIKLKKSVTGNVYTYEYKNGLKMDIYYPSVKRKSYPFVLFAHGGGWISGYRRQPNNVSWYRFLNANGFAVATFDYRYGYFHYIEDILEDLKSAVSFLNENREHLLIKNLNLMGLSAGGHLVLYHAMRSSKEGKKDFDGHVVAWYAPCDLLDLWSMETSSLFARFSVATTLKGLPVRKKEDYVFYSPVTWVNPKVPPTMLVHGMKDDVVPYISSVKMYKKLRENGVQAKLRLHPKGKHGFEFVLKDPLTVKILYETVSFLKR; encoded by the coding sequence ATGGTTAAGCTGATAATCAAGTTTGGCTTGATAATAATCTCTTTCGTTGTGTTGTTTTCAAATGCCCTTCTGGGGCTTCTTTTCTTTTTCTTACTCTCTCTTCCTGTGGTGAGAAACGCTGTTTTGGGAAGACTTCCGATAAAATTGAAAAAATCGGTAACGGGCAATGTTTACACTTACGAATACAAAAATGGCCTGAAAATGGACATATATTATCCATCTGTGAAAAGAAAGAGTTATCCGTTCGTGCTTTTTGCACACGGTGGTGGATGGATCTCCGGATACAGAAGGCAGCCCAACAACGTTTCGTGGTACAGATTTCTCAATGCAAACGGTTTCGCTGTGGCGACATTTGACTACAGATACGGTTACTTTCATTACATCGAAGATATTCTGGAAGATCTGAAAAGTGCTGTCTCTTTCCTGAATGAAAACAGGGAGCATCTGCTGATTAAAAACCTGAATCTCATGGGACTTTCAGCGGGAGGGCACCTTGTTCTGTACCACGCGATGAGATCTTCGAAGGAAGGAAAAAAAGATTTCGATGGTCACGTGGTAGCCTGGTATGCTCCCTGCGATCTTCTCGACCTGTGGAGCATGGAAACATCCTCTCTCTTCGCGAGGTTCTCTGTTGCAACGACGTTGAAGGGACTTCCCGTACGAAAGAAAGAAGATTATGTGTTCTACTCTCCTGTGACCTGGGTGAACCCGAAGGTGCCTCCCACCATGCTGGTTCACGGCATGAAAGACGACGTTGTGCCTTACATCTCATCTGTTAAAATGTATAAAAAACTCAGAGAAAACGGTGTGCAGGCAAAGCTGAGGCTTCATCCGAAGGGGAAACACGGTTTTGAGTTCGTTCTGAAAGATCCTTTGACGGTGAAGATCCTCTACGAAACGGTATCGTTTTTGAAGAGGTGA
- a CDS encoding type 1 glutamine amidotransferase: protein MKVLAIRHVEIEDLGMMEDIFKEKNWGFEYLDTPKGEKLERPLEEYSLVVLLGGYMGAYEEEKFPFLKYEFQLIEETLKKEIPFLGICLGSQMLAKVLGASVYRGKNGEEIGWFFVEKVSDDRFFGKFPDRLLVFQWHGDTFDLPHGATRVFTSEKYENQGFVYEKAVGLQFHIEVGARTMKRWIEAYRSELEEKKIDPRVLLETAEREEKVLKGLLRSLLERMVEN from the coding sequence GTGAAGGTGCTCGCTATTAGACACGTCGAGATAGAGGACCTTGGAATGATGGAAGATATCTTCAAGGAGAAGAACTGGGGTTTCGAATACCTGGACACTCCAAAAGGAGAAAAACTTGAAAGACCTCTCGAAGAGTACTCCCTCGTGGTGCTTCTTGGAGGTTACATGGGGGCCTACGAGGAAGAGAAATTCCCTTTCCTGAAATACGAATTCCAGTTGATAGAAGAGACTCTGAAGAAAGAAATTCCCTTCCTTGGAATCTGTCTGGGATCTCAGATGCTCGCCAAAGTTCTTGGTGCAAGTGTCTACAGGGGAAAAAACGGAGAGGAAATAGGCTGGTTCTTCGTCGAAAAGGTCTCCGACGATAGATTCTTCGGGAAATTTCCGGACAGACTGCTGGTGTTCCAGTGGCACGGAGACACTTTCGATCTTCCACATGGAGCAACCAGGGTCTTTACTTCCGAAAAGTACGAAAACCAGGGGTTCGTCTATGAAAAGGCTGTGGGTCTTCAGTTTCATATAGAGGTAGGAGCCAGGACCATGAAACGCTGGATAGAGGCATACAGGAGTGAACTCGAAGAGAAGAAGATAGATCCCAGGGTTCTTCTCGAAACAGCAGAGAGGGAGGAAAAAGTCCTGAAAGGACTTTTGAGGTCTCTTCTGGAAAGGATGGTGGAAAACTGA